The Rhododendron vialii isolate Sample 1 chromosome 3a, ASM3025357v1 nucleotide sequence GTCCGTCTATCCGTTCATCTGCCGTTCAAGGGAGATCATTTCTACCGAAAATTCTCTAAATCTCCGTACCAAAATGCATTGCCGGTTGTTTGATCACACAATCTAACGACCCAAAATACATAAAATTTCGATATAGAGGATCCACCGTGTGCCGCCGGTTTTGCTTTGTTCTGCTCTCTCGGGAACCAAATCCCATAAAGCAGTTTTCGTTTTTGAGGTTTGTTTTAGTCGCACTCTTCCTCGGGACCTCGGCAGATAATGGGTATTGGTATTGAAgaacagaaaatgaaaaattaattacggtattgctattgtcagcccattagaaaacaaagaaagcacatatttctgtgtactttttatacccttcTATACACATTCATATACtaactattgtcagcccattaagctgattttagaattttccaattaATTATTAGGAGTAAAAACAGAAGAATTTAATATGAACCCACCACTACTAATTCTCGAGAAATCACTTACCCTTCCAGTTCTCCCTATCCCCATTCTGGCTTTAAATTGCTTTGAACCACTTCTCTGTTCCCAATCTCTATGTTGACTGCTGCCGAGCGGGTGCAGAGCAGTTGGTCCAGTTGTTCATCTCAAACATTGATAACAAATATTGCTTAAAAcattgataaaaataaataaattttcgaGAGAGTTATCTTTCATTTAATTACAAATATTTTGTCCAAGATATTTCGTACGTGCAGCTGGGCAAACCCACAAGATTATTAATCTTctctattttgtaaaaaaaagaaaaagaaaaaactttcaTTTAATAATCATGGTTTCTAGtgcttttttttaatttaattaaaattaACTATTGGGTTGTTCTATATATTATTCCGAAAACTGGTCTTGGAAACAGTTTAtccgaaaatattttttccttaGTTTTTCCAAAAGAGGTTTCCTTATTCATGAAGCCGCGCGATTTCGGTCGTTCATTTCGGCTTTAGACGCTCCGGACGTTAATACTGTaaaactttttcggaaaagaaaaccctttttttctgaaaaagtttcattaacattcgGACCGTCTAAAACACTAGTGGACTGTCGCAATTCACCTCCATAAATGTATCTGTTAACCGAACCATCCGTTAATGATGACGACGTGTTGTCCAGGGACACGAATCGACTTCACCACGGCCCAGCCCAGCCCAAGAGCCGTCTCATCTAACCTAGGttaagaaaatttcaaatttcaaacttctcCGCTCCAACGGTCGTATTCCGAAGGGCTTTCCCACACCTATATATTACCCCACCCTCGTCTCCACTGCAGCTCTCCCGTTTCaacctcagctctctctctctctctctctctctctggaatacACAGTAACACCCTCGTTACTCCTCGTTAAACCACCAATTCAATCGCGATGGATTTCCACAGCCTCAAGAGGAGAGATCTCCAAGCCCTGTGCAAGAGGAACAAGATCCCGGCAAACATCACCAACGTCGCCATGGCCGACGCTCTCACAGCTCTCGATGTCGTAAGAATTTTTCTATCAATCCCTTATAATGCATTCCCAatattttcttgaattttaCATGTCgtaattttcttgaaattttcttcttctttttttatcggcaatttTCTTGAAATGAAAATGAACCCACGTGACCCACCACCCAAGTTTTAAGTTTTTACCAGAAttttattagttattttttcttCAAGATTTAAAATAGTATAACTTCGCCCCGCCTAAGATCGTTTTTTGAACAATCGTATACCCGCCCAACCAAAAGTTTTGGCAAAGATAATATGTTGTTTTTAGCAATACTTACATTTTTCTCGtaaaattattttgctttttaGATAGAGATGCACTAGATTGTACGTAATTATGATTGTTGAATGATGATATCTTCGAAGTTGAATGGGTTGATCGAAAATATATTTGATTGTCTTTTTTATTGTATCTTTACAATCTGTATAAGCAAAATTACATCGTATAGATTTCATGAATATTATGTGTTAATAGGTCCAAGGGATTGAAGAATTCCTGAATCCGTCCTCAGTTGAGTCACCAGAAAAGACGGTGAAAGCATCGCCGTGTGTTCCTCGTACCGGTGGTAGAACAACTACTAGTCGAAAATCAATCAAGGAAGAAGCTGCAAGTGTCCAGATTTCAACTCGGGCACGCAGGGGAACAAGAAAGGCAACCGCAGAAGAGGGGACACCTGGGAATCAGAAGGAGGAGGTTTCGGTTCAGAAAATGTACTCAAGGAGATCCACGAGGTTGTTGGAGAAGAAAATGATGGAATTGAACTTGAATAATGAGGAAAGGATCGAACCGATTGATTTTGGAGGATCTGATAAGGAAATGGCTAATGAGATGGAAGGGAATGTGAAAAAGCATTCTGATGATTTGGGTGGAGTATTGGAGGATCAGGGTAAGCCTATTACATGCTTGCTTTATCATCCAACAGAACAATGTGGAGTAGTTTCTTAATCATTTGTTACCTCCTTTATCTTTGTAATCCAAATTTGTGGTTGCTTGGTTCTGATTTTCTGTATTTCATAAGGCACAACTAAAATGGATAACTCTTTAAACAAAAAGGACACCTAACTTAGAAAAATAGACTTATATCTCTTGGTTTATTATCCAATTGATTACGGATTCCACTGGTGATTGTTTACAATGCAATTTGTgtctagttttttttaatttttttattatatatgtaTTCTGACAAAGCTTATGTTGCAGGATTGAATCAAGAGACAATATCAGATGATCTTCCCATGAAGAACGATGATTTAGAAGATCTTTTGGACAAAAAGTCTGATGATTTGTCAGAGAATGGAAGGGAACTGGAACAACCTTCTAAGGTACTTGATGAATCAGATATTGTTTTGGTTTCAGAAGAACACACAGTTGGGTTGACACCGGAAATGGGTGAGGATGTTGATGATGAAGTCAGTGACGCGAGCAAGGGTAAGCTTTTCTCTTTTTGTACAGTTAGAAACTATGGTGTCCAGTCACAGAATAAGTGACTCATCCAAAATGTTGTTATTAACATTATGTACAGATcaaaaagaagatgatgatggagTGGGTTCAGAGGGATATGCTGACTCTGATATTCTGTCTGGAGAAAACTTGGATAAATCTCGAGAGTTGAAAGATGAAGTCACAGAGAAAGAGGGTAGGTTTTATctctcccttcttcttcttctcatcaTTTCCAACCACTTTAATTATCTGAGTGCATTCTTAGTCAATCAtagttttggaatttttgaaATCTAACTGCAACTTCATTACAGGTAGTGATGATTCTGGATACATTGCTACAGCCGAGTGCTTGGTGTCAGAGAACGCAGAAAGAGTGTTTAATGCTGAAAAAGACTTGGGTTCAAAGGATTCAGCTGATATTGTGGAGCCTGTTAATGATGTGGTGAGTGAAGATTCAGGACAAATGGAATTGGGTACATTGACTTTAAGTGTCTGTGCTGCTGCTGAAGATCAGAAGCAGCATATTGAATTGCAAAACCAGGTCATCATAATGTTTGATATAATGTCTGTGAAAGATACTGAGGTTGTTTTTGATCGCCCAACCAAGAGTTTTGGAAAAAGTAATGTTATACTTTACCTTACATTTATGTAATACTATTCTGCTTGTTGAATAATGGTATCTTACAAGTTGAATGGGTTGATCAAAAATATAGATAATCTTTTAATGTTTGCCCACCCAACTTTGAATAAGCAAAGTCTATGCTGATATTGATTTTATGAATTTGATGTGTAGGTCCAAGGGATGGGAGAGTTCTTGAATCCGTCCTCTGTTGAGTCACCAGAAAAAACGGTGAAAGCATCACCGTGTGTTCCTCGTACCGGTGGTAGAACAACTACTAGGCGAAAACCAATCAATGAAGAAGCTGAAAGCGTCCAGATTTCGACTAGGGCGCGGAGGGGAACAAGAAGAGCAATCGCAGAAGAGGAGGAGAATGCAAAGATTGATGTTGCTTTGAGTTTACGGAAAATGGAGACACCTGGGAATCAGAAGGAGGAGGTTTCGGTTCAGAAAATGTACTCACGGAGATCGACAAGGTTGTCGGAGAAGAAAATGATGGAACTGAACTTGAATGATGATGAAGGAATGGAACCAATTGATTTTGGTTCTGATGAGGAAATGGCTGATGAGATGAAAGTGAGTGGGAAAGAGGATTCTGATGATTTTGGTAGAGTATCGGACATTCAAGGTATGCCTATTTACTCGTTTGCATTTGTATCCAATAGAAACATGtggattattttctttttcttttgttacctCCTTTTTATTTGTAATCCAATAATTTCGGAAATGAAAGCAATTATAGAATGGATAGCTCTTTAAACAGTTTTCTGTTTACATACTTCAGAACGTACTAATAAATTGGACAACTATTGAAAGTGACACCTAGCATAAAGAATTGACTTATATCTCTTGCTTTATTATCCAATTGAATACGAACTGGTGATTGTTTACAACGCAATTTGTATCTAGTTTTATTTATGTATTCTGACAAAGCTTCTGTTGCAGGATTGAATCAAGAGACTAAAACAGATGACTTCTCGAAGAACGGTGATTTGGAAGATCTTATGGTTGAAAAGTCTGATGATTTGTCAGAGAATGCAAGAGAACTGGAACAACCTTTTGAAGTACTTGATGAATCAGGTATTGTTTTGGTTTCAGAAGAAAACACATTTAAGTTCACACCAGAAGGGGGTGAGGACGATGCTATCAAGGGTAAGCTTTTCTCCTGTTGTATAGTAAAAAGCTATGTTTTCCAGTACCAAAATAATTGACTCATCCAAAATGCTGTTACAACATTTTGAACAGATCAAAATGCAGATGATGGATTGGGTTCAGAGAGCTGTGCCGAATCTGATTTGCTGTCTGGAGAAAACTTGGAGAAATCTCTAGAGTTGGAAGATGAAGCCCCAGAGAAAGAGGGTAGGTTTTaatccctctcttcttctcatcATTTCCAACCACTTTATGATTTGAGtagtgtttttgaaaaatgagtggagagaaaaatgagagtaatggttgaaaagttagagagagaaatgagagtaatgattgagttgagaaatattttttgaataaagttgTGAAGTGAACAAGGCATTAATCATCTGAGTCCATTCTCAGTCTGTCATAGTTTTGGATTCTGGTTagcttttttaaatctaactgCAATTTTATTACAGCCGAGTGCTTGGTGCCAGAGGAAGGTGAACAAGGGTTTAATGCTGAAAAGGACTTGGGTTTGAAAGATTCAGATGATATCATGGACCCTGTTGATGATTTGGTGAGTGGAGGTTCAGGACAAGTTGAATTCGATACATTGAATTTGAGGGTGTCTGTAGCCGCTGAAGATCAGAAGCAGGATATTGAATTGCAAAACCAGGCCATCATAGAGTCTGATGTGATGATGTTTGCGAAAGATCCCGAAGATGAATTTGATCACGCTGAATATTCATTTGGTTCCAACCAGTTGAGGAATGAAGAAGTAACTCAGGTGACTCCCAAAGGTGGAGAAGAATCTGATCAACTAGTTATTTTTGAGGCCACCGCTATCGAGTTGAGTAACGCAAATGACTGCCCTCCAGTTACAGATAGCCAAATGAGTTCTTGCTCTGTGATCTGTGAAAGTGATGTCAGTGATCAAGTCACTCCCCAAGATGTTGCAAATATTGGCAATCTTATGGCTGTAAACCCAAGTACATTTTCTTTCCCCTCGGATAAGTCTTCCAGTGATGAACTTCCAGTTGACATGCCATTCTCAACTTTGGCAGTTGATccacttccagaacagatgtCATCTAGTTTGCTCCAATCAAATTCAGACCGCGCCGTTTGTCCTGCTTCTGTAACACCGAGGAAGAAATCTTCTAGTAAGACACCAACCACAAGCCGAAAGATTAGTATTCTTTTGGATGAAAACAAGGAGAACATTGACAACAATGGGAGAAATTTGGATCTTACTAAAGAGAAGGGGAAGAAAGAGGATTCGTTAAATGATAAAAGTCTGAGGCAGCTAAACAAGATGCTCAAGGAGAACATTGACAACAGCGAGAGAAAATTGGATCTTATTAAAGAGAAGGGGAAGAAAGAGGATTCGTTGAATGATAAAAGCATGAGGCAGCTAACCAAGATGCTCAAGGAAAAGCTGCAGATTACGAGCAGAAAAAACATCCATGAAGAGAAGGATATTGCAAAGGTGAAGTCACAAAAAACTTTTTGTCGCTAACAATTTTTGCTAAATGACATTCTTTTTATGACAGGTTGTGTTTGTGTATTGATAGAGTTGTTTCTTTACTGGATGACAGGTAGGAAGGGCGAGACCAGCTTTGCAATCCCTGTCAGAGAATCGTTTAGCGGCAAGTGAACCTGGAAATGAAATTTGAAGAGGTGTTGTTTAAAccatttcgtgtggttttgaTCAGACAAATGTTAGATTGAGAGTGTCTGTCTTGTCAAACCTTGGTTTGCCTTGTTTTCCATTTTGGAAGTGTCATTTTGGTGTTTTCATCAGCTGACGATGGGATTTATATAATTGAGAGATTTTGCATGTTTAGTTGCTTATTATGGTTGTCATTCTTTGTTCTATCTCCCCTCATCTCTCAAGTTTAACTGTTACAACTAGAGTAATAAGACTGtcacaaagaaaagaaacaagaaaggtATCCTTAATCAATTCACATGCTGCAATTtatctattaaacaaaaagagtaaaaaaCTTATATGGTGTTAACTATGTGATATGTGTACATATGTTAATCAATCAAACATATTTGCAATTATGCTATGCAAGGAGCaagttttaaataaataaaatatttcccATGGGAATAGTTTGTTGCTCACCTCTCCTCAAGGAACCTCAATGCTAGCTAATAGAGTTCGGGTGCTCTCATTTGAGAATCCTTATCTTTATGACTTTGACACCTTGACACCTCGTCTGTTTAGCAATTGCCACCCCAAACAACGTCGTTTTGAATTTATTCTAGTATAGAATCCCAAAATTCTTGGTATCTCAATGGCTCGGACTACAGTGAGTTGTTACAAAGAAGTACACAAACCTCATGCTCAGAATGaaatattccgaagtaccaaaaataaaataaaataaataacacAAGAAAGACATAGAATATATAATAGTAGAAGGCAAAATTAAAGTGAGAATGATATGCCAAATTTAATACCTCATTCTTTGTCTGGCGTAATGTCTGagcaaaaatttaaaacaataGTCATTGTCGTATTGCTCAAAtttgaattcaatttttcatctccaaaatttgaattcatCTCTAACCCAAAAATAAATTCACACGACAtaatcaataatcaacaaaGTTTGACAAAACATAGAGAGAGGAAACCCGTCTCTCTGATCAAATATGTGGAGAGGCATTCAACATCAGCTATTATGTCCGTATAATCCAAATAGAGaggctgataaaaaaaaatccaaatggatgtagagatagagagagagagagagagagagagagatagatagatagatagatagatatccTTTCAAAAGTATAGCGTAAAATTTTAACTAGTACacatttttgttagtttttggatAGTGCTATGGTGTCTCTAGTCAACAAACCCCATTTACAATGTAAGTGCATAACCAAAAAACTATTAAATGCTATTGTGTAGATCATGGGCATAacctttttaattattattatattaggttataacactttttcaaaaatgacataacaaaccactcgAAGACACTTGTTATGTCATTATTacgaaaataacaaaacataacCACTCAAAGGCATAATAAAAAAACCTTTGAGAGGTATAACCAGTGTGTTATGATGTCCCTTCTGGCAGGTTGACACCATAACATTTGCCTTTTTGTTAAAACATCTCATGCAATCTTTAACATCTAAATTCTTTAAAATTCAAAAGTGATATAGTTCAAATTGTAGGTCTAAATTCTGAATTCAAGATGCTTGTGATGATTACATGGATCTCAATCCCCCAGATAAAtcctttttttagaactttgagTATCCACTTGGGTTGTGCTTTGTTCCTAGATTTGTGGAAAATGGTAGGGAACCCTAACTATATTCGGGGATGATAAAGACAGTTTTAAATCAAGTCAAATTACAAATGCCATGGCCACTTCAgtgcaaattattttttgaacagaGGCGCCCAAGAAGAAGATTTATATGCAATGGTAGAGAGAATGTTCTCACGGAAAGAATACATTCAATCTCAGGCTGTGCTCTTCCATTAAAACTTTCGACATATACATAGAGCAGTTTACTTTACCTGGAAATACAAAATCTCCAACAAATGTTGGAGTTTCATCACAAACTACTGAAAGACAATCCCCTTACTCTGCTCTTCTTCAAAAGTAAACCGCGATCATTGATAATGAGAGGAATTCGGGAGAATGGAATTTGTATCTGCTGCGTCAATTACGTTCCCATTAGCAATTTCAGGCTTCAGAAGTTTTGCTCATTATTACAGAAGCGTAATTCGAGATAGTTGACTCTGGGGATTGTCGCAGCCTTCCAATCACCGGGAAAAGGTCCGATGAGCGAAGAAATTCCCTGCACCGTGGATGCGCACACATCTTGGCCAACGAAAAAAGAGCTATCTTTAAAGGTGACTCGTTTACAGCATCCTTCCTACTTGGGTTCAAGGCCACCACAGAACAGTCGGATACCAACTTCAGTAAAGCCTGAGATGTATTTGTTTCCCCAGTTAATCACACAATACAGCAGTTGCATATAAAATGGTTTCACCTAAGTAAAGCTGGAACATGGTTTCACCTTTTACCAAGGATCTACATTTTCATCCCCGTCTCATGGGCAAGGGAGGACAAATTGATTGACTATAAAGTCTTTTGTAAATGGAGTAAGAATCTTTGTTTTCTACGCGTAAAGATGCAAACATGCATGATATTAAGTGTTGCAGTGGacaaaaatcaacaaagaaTTGGCTTAGAGAATTCAAAAACATTCAGAAGGCAGGATTTTGCACTAGCCATGAAGTATATTCGGGAGAAAAAGATTGGCTTTTAGTAGTGATTTAACAGGATTTAGAAACACTTAACACTTCCAGAATCCAGCTCCACTGAATTCAATCTATTCAGATAGCTTTAAAACTTCATGATAGTACCATTTTGTTAGCCAAAGCACAAGCAATCAACAATGAAAAGCTAGCACATAGTATAGCATCCAAGTCATAGATTAAGCATGTCCACAAACCTGCAGGGCTCCTTTGGAGATAATATCGTCACAAAGCTTGTTCGAATTACGAACCAGGTTACTTAAAGCACCTGCTGCATTTGCTTTAGTTTTGTCTTCCTCAGTTGAAACCAACAAATTTGCAAGTTGAGAAATGGATCTCCTCAGCTCATCATATAGCAGGTCATTGTGGTAGGCAGCATTGCCAATCTAGAAAAAAAGGGGCAGGAAATGTTACAAAGATGAATGCCACATGCTTAACCATTCAAAGCATTGAATAAGGTGTAGTTAAACTTTGTAGCAACAGATTGTAAAATGCATGACTTTAAAAGTGGAAAGGATCTTACAGCAAAACAAGCAAATTTTCGCGTACGTTTGTCTGAATCTGCGCATCGATCGATAAGGAGACTGATGATTTGATTGTTTGCCTACAATTAGAATCAGGACATTAAGGTAACACCAATTGTTCTAGCCGCCGAGAAacttcaaacaatgaaaaaaaaatagctttgtCTATAATTTGTTCCAGTATCATAGCAATGGAAGAACACTCAACATGGTTTTAAATGTTACAAAACAGCCCATCATGCACTACTCACCAGTGAACTGTAGAAATAGGCACTGTGCCGACACATGTTGCCTATAGCACTACATGCCTTTGCACGTACATTGGGATCTTCATGGGTAAGAAAGTGCTTTAAGAACTCCAACATATCAGCCCCGTTAATGTATTCATAAAAAGCCTGCATAATCATATAGTTTAGCAAGGAAGTACAGTCTCTTCATCCTCAAATCCAATGAATTGGCATTGtaactgttaaagcatccaactacaaaccaattggctaagagtggagaggccgcccaggctcatatactagttttggaggagataattaaccgatgtgggacaaattccaacactcctccgcacgtgcgacccccgactcgcacgtggagaggtaaacaaaggatccataacacacggatcacaatgaaacagagtgcaactatggcacaaacaaaggagaaaagcctccgaaaatctagctctgataccatgttaaagcatccaactccaaaccaattggctaagagtggagaggccgcccaggctcatatactagttttggaggagataattaaccgatgcgGGACAAATCCAACAGTAACAAAAAAGTAAAGGTATTTAGCCAAATATCTACTTCTCAGAGGACAAACTAGATGCAGGTCTGAAACTCTTTTTTAGTGTTTATAAGTGTGCACAGTGAAACTAAAATGCACAAACAGCACTCCTACATTTATCAGGTATATGAATAGATGTCTATGTTTGTACATGCAAAgggtaagaaaaacaaaaaaaattcaatgctTCATGAGCACTGAGGATCCAAGATGTAAACTGAACTAGAAAAACACATTTCAGAATCGTGCAGGTAAGTTACAATGCATGGGTTAAATCTCAACAGCAAAACAGAAAATTGCTTCCATTGATCGAGGTAGTTACATAATGCACACTTTTATATCTGTGTCCAGTTACTCCTCCTGGCACTATAAACTGATTAGTAGAAGGCTGTACACCTTTCTATGGACCTTTCCTATTAAGCCTCTATTGCTTCTCCAGGGGATATAGAAAATTCCCAACCCCTTCATTTATCGTTAGACCAATTTGACGTTTGTACTGAAACCATTTTAAAAGGGCTAGAAGTTGACCTTGTCCATTCGTGCTAGATCTGAGACTATCATAAGAAAATCCATCATGACCTCTCTAGGGCATGACCTGCTCAGCAACCTTCTCACTCTGCCTGGATCCAACAAGCCTTTGCCCAAAACTTGAATTGCAAGGGGCCGATGGCCTGTCATCTTAGCAAGAAATGCAATGGGCCTTGCCACATCTTTTATCTCCATATGTTCCAAGCACCGAAGAATAATCCCAGGGACTCCCACCTGTAACTCTAGAATCAGTAATGCAGAAACCAGAGCAGCTGAATAGGCTATGTAACAGCGCAACGGTAGCAAGACGTAGTCACGTAGCATCTAATTTTCTTGTTCATGTTAAATCCGAAATGTACTTAATAAATGCTTTTACCCTTGCAGTTCTGGAAACCAGAATTCTCCAAAGGAAGTGTTCAAACTTTGAGAAATCTGCATAAACTTTTTGTT carries:
- the LOC131319937 gene encoding uncharacterized protein LOC131319937 isoform X1, with protein sequence MDFHSLKRRDLQALCKRNKIPANITNVAMADALTALDVVQGIEEFLNPSSVESPEKTVKASPCVPRTGGRTTTSRKSIKEEAASVQISTRARRGTRKATAEEGTPGNQKEEVSVQKMYSRRSTRLLEKKMMELNLNNEERIEPIDFGGSDKEMANEMEGNVKKHSDDLGGVLEDQGLNQETISDDLPMKNDDLEDLLDKKSDDLSENGRELEQPSKVLDESDIVLVSEEHTVGLTPEMGEDVDDEVSDASKDQKEDDDGVGSEGYADSDILSGENLDKSRELKDEVTEKEGSDDSGYIATAECLVSENAERVFNAEKDLGSKDSADIVEPVNDVVSEDSGQMELGTLTLSVCAAAEDQKQHIELQNQVQGMGEFLNPSSVESPEKTVKASPCVPRTGGRTTTRRKPINEEAESVQISTRARRGTRRAIAEEEENAKIDVALSLRKMETPGNQKEEVSVQKMYSRRSTRLSEKKMMELNLNDDEGMEPIDFGSDEEMADEMKVSGKEDSDDFGRVSDIQGLNQETKTDDFSKNGDLEDLMVEKSDDLSENARELEQPFEVLDESGIVLVSEENTFKFTPEGGEDDAIKDQNADDGLGSESCAESDLLSGENLEKSLELEDEAPEKEAECLVPEEGEQGFNAEKDLGLKDSDDIMDPVDDLVSGGSGQVEFDTLNLRVSVAAEDQKQDIELQNQAIIESDVMMFAKDPEDEFDHAEYSFGSNQLRNEEVTQVTPKGGEESDQLVIFEATAIELSNANDCPPVTDSQMSSCSVICESDVSDQVTPQDVANIGNLMAVNPSTFSFPSDKSSSDELPVDMPFSTLAVDPLPEQMSSSLLQSNSDRAVCPASVTPRKKSSSKTPTTSRKISILLDENKENIDNNGRNLDLTKEKGKKEDSLNDKSLRQLNKMLKENIDNSERKLDLIKEKGKKEDSLNDKSMRQLTKMLKEKLQITSRKNIHEEKDIAKVGRARPALQSLSENRLAASEPGNEI
- the LOC131319937 gene encoding uncharacterized protein LOC131319937 isoform X2; amino-acid sequence: MDFHSLKRRDLQALCKRNKIPANITNVAMADALTALDVVQGIEEFLNPSSVESPEKTVKASPCVPRTGGRTTTSRKSIKEEAASVQISTRARRGTRKATAEEGTPGNQKEEVSVQKMYSRRSTRLLEKKMMELNLNNEERIEPIDFGGSDKEMANEMEGNVKKHSDDLGGVLEDQGLNQETISDDLPMKNDDLEDLLDKKSDDLSENGRELEQPSKVLDESDIVLVSEEHTVGLTPEMGEDVDDEVSDASKDQKEDDDGVGSEGYADSDILSGENLDKSRELKDEVTEKEGSDDSGYIATAECLVSENAERVFNAEKDLGSKDSADIVEPVNDVVSEDSGQMELGTLTLSVCAAAEDQKQHIELQNQVQGMGEFLNPSSVESPEKTVKASPCVPRTGGRTTTRRKPINEEAESVQISTRARRGTRRAIAEEEENAKIDVALSLRKMETPGNQKEEVSVQKMYSRRSTRLSEKKMMELNLNDDEGMEPIDFGSDEEMADEMKVSGKEDSDDFGRVSDIQGLNQETKTDDFSKNGDLEDLMVEKSDDLSENARELEQPFEVLDESGIVLVSEENTFKFTPEGGEDDAIKDDGLGSESCAESDLLSGENLEKSLELEDEAPEKEAECLVPEEGEQGFNAEKDLGLKDSDDIMDPVDDLVSGGSGQVEFDTLNLRVSVAAEDQKQDIELQNQAIIESDVMMFAKDPEDEFDHAEYSFGSNQLRNEEVTQVTPKGGEESDQLVIFEATAIELSNANDCPPVTDSQMSSCSVICESDVSDQVTPQDVANIGNLMAVNPSTFSFPSDKSSSDELPVDMPFSTLAVDPLPEQMSSSLLQSNSDRAVCPASVTPRKKSSSKTPTTSRKISILLDENKENIDNNGRNLDLTKEKGKKEDSLNDKSLRQLNKMLKENIDNSERKLDLIKEKGKKEDSLNDKSMRQLTKMLKEKLQITSRKNIHEEKDIAKVGRARPALQSLSENRLAASEPGNEI
- the LOC131319937 gene encoding uncharacterized protein LOC131319937 isoform X5, with protein sequence MDFHSLKRRDLQALCKRNKIPANITNVAMADALTALDVVQGIEEFLNPSSVESPEKTVKASPCVPRTGGRTTTSRKSIKEEAASVQISTRARRGTRKATAEEGTPGNQKEEVSVQKMYSRRSTRLLEKKMMELNLNNEERIEPIDFGGSDKEMANEMEGNVKKHSDDLGGVLEDQGLNQETISDDLPMKNDDLEDLLDKKSDDLSENGRELEQPSKVLDESDIVLVSEEHTVGLTPEMGEDVDDEVSDASKDQKEDDDGVGSEGYADSDILSGENLDKSRELKDEVTEKEGSDDSGYIATAECLVSENAERVFNAEKDLGSKDSADIVEPVNDVVSEDSGQMELGTLTLSVCAAAEDQKQHIELQNQVQGMGEFLNPSSVESPEKTVKASPCVPRTGGRTTTRRKPINEEAESVQISTRARRGTRRAIAEEEENAKIDVALSLRKMETPGNQKEEVSVQKMYSRRSTRLSEKKMMELNLNDDEGMEPIDFGSDEEMADEMKVSGKEDSDDFGRVSDIQGLNQETKTDDFSKNGDLEDLMVEKSDDLSENARELEQPFEVLDESDQNADDGLGSESCAESDLLSGENLEKSLELEDEAPEKEDDIMDPVDDLVSGGSGQVEFDTLNLRVSVAAEDQKQDIELQNQAIIESDVMMFAKDPEDEFDHAEYSFGSNQLRNEEVTQVTPKGGEESDQLVIFEATAIELSNANDCPPVTDSQMSSCSVICESDVSDQVTPQDVANIGNLMAVNPSTFSFPSDKSSSDELPVDMPFSTLAVDPLPEQMSSSLLQSNSDRAVCPASVTPRKKSSSKTPTTSRKISILLDENKENIDNNGRNLDLTKEKGKKEDSLNDKSLRQLNKMLKENIDNSERKLDLIKEKGKKEDSLNDKSMRQLTKMLKEKLQITSRKNIHEEKDIAKVGRARPALQSLSENRLAASEPGNEI
- the LOC131319937 gene encoding uncharacterized protein LOC131319937 isoform X3, which translates into the protein MDFHSLKRRDLQALCKRNKIPANITNVAMADALTALDVVQGIEEFLNPSSVESPEKTVKASPCVPRTGGRTTTSRKSIKEEAASVQISTRARRGTRKATAEEGTPGNQKEEVSVQKMYSRRSTRLLEKKMMELNLNNEERIEPIDFGGSDKEMANEMEGNVKKHSDDLGGVLEDQGLNQETISDDLPMKNDDLEDLLDKKSDDLSENGRELEQPSKVLDESDIVLVSEEHTVGLTPEMGEDVDDEVSDASKDQKEDDDGVGSEGYADSDILSGENLDKSRELKDEVTEKEGSDDSGYIATAECLVSENAERVFNAEKDLGSKDSADIVEPVNDVVSEDSGQMELGTLTLSVCAAAEDQKQHIELQNQVQGMGEFLNPSSVESPEKTVKASPCVPRTGGRTTTRRKPINEEAESVQISTRARRGTRRAIAEEEENAKIDVALSLRKMETPGNQKEEVSVQKMYSRRSTRLSEKKMMELNLNDDEGMEPIDFGSDEEMADEMKVSGKEDSDDFGRVSDIQGLNQETKTDDFSKNGDLEDLMVEKSDDLSENARELEQPFEVLDESDQNADDGLGSESCAESDLLSGENLEKSLELEDEAPEKEAECLVPEEGEQGFNAEKDLGLKDSDDIMDPVDDLVSGGSGQVEFDTLNLRVSVAAEDQKQDIELQNQAIIESDVMMFAKDPEDEFDHAEYSFGSNQLRNEEVTQVTPKGGEESDQLVIFEATAIELSNANDCPPVTDSQMSSCSVICESDVSDQVTPQDVANIGNLMAVNPSTFSFPSDKSSSDELPVDMPFSTLAVDPLPEQMSSSLLQSNSDRAVCPASVTPRKKSSSKTPTTSRKISILLDENKENIDNNGRNLDLTKEKGKKEDSLNDKSLRQLNKMLKENIDNSERKLDLIKEKGKKEDSLNDKSMRQLTKMLKEKLQITSRKNIHEEKDIAKVGRARPALQSLSENRLAASEPGNEI